The Natranaerovirga pectinivora DNA segment TTGCCAAGGCACCTGCTACAGAGTTAGGATTAGATTTTGCGGCTACTTTTAATACTTCCACGTTGTAAATCCCCCTTTAAATTTGTAATTGTAATTAAATATAATCATAAGTTAATTATAATTCATAATATATATTAAAGCAATAGAATTCTAGTCTTATTTACTAGAAAAATGTGTATTTATTAAAAATTATAGAAGAATTTTAGATTCATAAAAGATTTATATTGTTTAATATCTCATAAGTTAATATTAATTAAAATATATCTTATATAAGACATTAATGTCTTAATAAATTAATAAATTTAAAAAAAAGACTACTGTTTTCATAGTAGTCTTTTTTGTATATTATTTTGCATATTCAATTGCTCTTACTTCTCTAATAACATTAATTTTAATTTGTCCTGGGTATTCTAATTCTGCTTCAATTTGTTTAGCTATATCTCTACCCACTAAAACCATTTCTTCATCATTCACTTGGTCTGGAATCACCATTATACGAATTTCTCTACCCGCTTGTATTGCAAAAGATTTTTCAACACCTTTAAAGTTTTCTGCTATTTCTTCTAGTTTTTGTAATCGTTTTATATAAGTTTCTAACGTTTCTCTTCTAGCCCCTGGTCTAGCAGCTGATATAGTATCTGCCGCTTGAACAATAACAGCTATAATACTCTCTGGTTCAACATCTCCATGATGGGCTTCTAAAGCATTAATAACCACTTTAGACTCTTTATATTTTCTACATAAATCTGAACCGATTTGAATATGAGAGCCTTCCATTTCGTGATCAACAGATTTACCAATGTCATGTAATAATCCAGCTCTTTTAGCCAGTCTTATATCAACACCTATTTCTGCAGCAATTAAACCACATAAATGTGCAACTTCTATTGAATGTTTAAGTGCATTTTGGCCATAACTTGTTCTAAACTTCATTTTTCCTAGCAAACGAACAAGTTCCGGATGTATGCCGTGAACGCCTACATCAAATGTAGCCATTTCACCTTCTTCACGAATCATTGTTTCAACTTCTTTTTGAGCTTTTTCTACCATTTCTTCAATTCTTGCAGGATGTATACGACCATCTACAATAAGCTTTTCAAGTGCAATTCTTGCAACTTCTCTTCTTATTGGATCAAATCCTGATAAAATTACTGCTTCAGGCGTATCATCAATTATTAGATCAATTCCTGTTAAAGTTTCTAAAGTTCTAATATTTCTACCTTCTCTACCAATGATTCGACCTTTCATCTCATCACTTGGTAATTGTACAACAGATACTGTAGTCTCAGCTACATGATCAGCTGCACATTTTTGAATAGCAATTGCAAGTATGTCCTTAGCTTTTTTATTTGCTTCTTCTTTTGCTTTGTTCTCTAATTCTTTTACTAGAATGGCAGTTTCATGTTTCACTTCATTTTCAACGATTTCTAAAAGGTATTCTTTTGCCTGTTCGGAGGTGAGCCCAGATATTCTCTCTAATTCTTCCATTTGTTTTGATATCATTGTATCTACTTCTAATCTAAGATTATCAATTTCTTCTTCTTTACTAGCAAATTGACCTTCTTTTTTCTCTAACAACTCTGTTTTTCTATCTAAAGCCTCTTCTTTTTGAAGAAGTCTTCTTTCAAGTCGTTGTAGTTCATTTCTTCTTTCTTTGACTTCTTTATCAAGATCATTTTTTACTTTTAGAGTTTCTTCTTTTGTTTCAAGAAGAACTTCTCTTTTCTTAGATTCTGCATTTTTTAATGCATCATCAATGATTTCTCTTGATCTTTTTTCAGCCGATCCAATTTGAGCTTCAGCAATCTTTCTTCTATATGCTACTCCAAGCGCAAAAGCAATGGCTGCTACAAAGAAGAGGACTACAACAAAGATTATTATTGTTATAACATCTCCCACAGGTTGCACCTCCTTTATTAAGTTTTCATTGTACTAATATAAGTAAATATACGACAATTAAATTTTATAACTTTTTAGACATTATGTCAAGTTTAACAACTTTCTTTTTTGTATATTTTATTTTTTTTTTACTTGAACACCTCTAAATACCTATATAAAATCACTAATTTTTTATTGAATTTTTATGAAGTTATCTATTATCATTTTTACAAGACTTTATTAAATTTATAACAATCTTTTAGTGCATTATATACTATATATAAGCTACTTCTTTATTTATTTTGTTCATTTTCTTTAATGATCTTCATAACCAAAGAAGGGTTAAACCCTTTTCTCACTAAATAATAATATAGTTTTTGAATAGATTCTTTATTACTAGTATGGTTTTTTGTTTTTTTATGAATCAACGTCTTTATTATCTCTTCTTCATTCACTTCTATGTCTTTTAAAACATCAGAAATTATACTATCAGAAACACCTTTATTCTTTAATTCATATTTAATTTGGTATAGACTCTTTTTTTCTTTTTTTGCATTAAGATAGTTTGTTGCATATCTATAATCATCAATAATGTGGTAGTCTTTACAAAAAAATATAACTTTTTGTATAACCAAATCAATAAACCCTTCTTTTTTTAATTTCAAACAAACATCCTGTTCTGTTCTATCACAGTATTTTATGTAGTTTAATGCTTTTGATTTTGCCTTTTTATAGACTATATTGTCTATGATGCTATTAATTCTCTCTAGAGATAACTCTTGTTCTTCTTTTATGTCTAATTTTTTGATTTCTTTGTTTGTTAACCAAAAAAAGTATTCATCATTAAAATAAACTGATATTCTATCTTTTTTTGGGTCAACTATCAATTCAGTTACTTCCATTATTCTCTCCCTCTGTGTTTCTTTATAGTGTGTTGCTTTTTTAACAATGTTCATTATACACTAATATACATTACCCGACAAGTTTTTTAGTAGTAATTTTTAAAGTTATATATAAAAAGCCTTACTCTTGTAAAGTAAGGCCTAAATTAATTATTCATTAGATTGTTTTTTTTCTTTTTTCGGACTAGTAGCCACTTCTTCTTCTTTTTTAGCTGGAAGTTTATAATATTCTCTTACTAATCGTTCAACTTCGATTAATGTTTCAGGATTCTCAATTAAATATGCTTTAGCATTTTCTCTACCTTGACCTAATCTAATATCATTAAAAGAGTACCATGCCCCACTTTTGTTTATGATATTAATATTGGAAGCCAGATCAAGTATATCTCCTTCTTTAGAAATTCCCTTTCCAAACATAATATCAAATTCTGCTTCTTTAAAAGGCGGTGCTATTTTGTTTTTAACAACTTTTACTCTCGTTCTATTTCCAATCATCTCACTACTTTGTTTAAGAGTTTCGATTCTTCTTACATCCAACCTAATAGAAGAGTAAAACTTCAATGCACGTCCACCTGTTGTTGTTTCAGGGCTACCAAACATTATGCCTACTTTTTCTCTTAACTGATTAATGAAAATTACAATACATTTCGATTTATTAATAACTCCTGTTAGCTTTCTAAGAGCCTGAGACATAAGTCTTGCTTGCAAACCTACATGACTATCTCCCATCTCCCCTTCTATTTCCGCTCTAGGAACTAAAGCTGCTACAGAGTCAACGATTACAATATCAATAGCGCCAGAACGCACCATTGTTTCAGTTATTTCTAATGCTTGTTCCCCATTATCAGGTTGGGATATATATAAATTTTCAACGTCTACACCTATTTTACTAGCATACTCAGGATCTAAAGCATGTTCTGCATCAACAAATCCTGCTATACCACCTCTTTTTTGAACTTCAGCTACCATATGTAATGCTACTGTTGTCTTACCACTCGATTCAGGACCGTATACTTCTACTATTCTACCTTTTGGTACCCCCCCTGCTCCTAAAGCGATATCTAAACTTAAGGAACCTGTAGGAATTGTTTCAATATTCATATGCTCTCTAGATTGTCCTAATTTCATAACTGAACCTTTACCAAACTGCTTTTCTATCTGGGACAAAGCAGCGTCTAAGGCTTTTTGCTTATCATCATTCATAAATAAATCCCCCTTCAAACTTTTTCCGAACCTGTGTTCGTTTTTATTATAATACACTTTTATACGTCCGTCAACCTTAAATTTGAAAGTATTATTTTCAAACTTGCTTGCAAGGGTTTGAAAATAATACTTTCAAAGAAGCTTATGGCTTTTACAAGGTAAAAGGCATAAGGTGAGTTGTTATTTTCAAACTTGCTTGCAAGGGTTTGAAAATAATACTTTCAATGAAGCTTATGGCTTTTACAAGGTAAAAGGCATAAGGTGAGTTGTTGTTTTCAAACTTGCTTGCAAGGGTTTGAAAATAATACTTTCAATGAAGCTTATGGCTTTTACAAGGTAAAAGGCATAAGGTGAGTTGTTGTTTTCAAACTTGCTTGCAAGGGTTAGGGTTTGAAAATAATACTTTCAATGAAGCTTATGGCTTTTACAAGGTAAAAGGCATAAGGTGAGTTGTTGTTTTCAAACTTGCTTGCAAGGGTTAGAAGAACAAAAGTATAAAAAACAAACTCTGATTAAGAATTTGTTTTTATATTGTATTGTATTTAATTATTAAGCAGCTCTAATCTAAGTAAGTTTATAGCTGCTATAACGCTATTATTTCTTATTCTTTCCCTACTACCTACAAAATTGTATTCTTTAACAGTTGTTTTTCCATTTATATAACAACCAATATACACTAATCCAACAGGTTTATCTTCCGTTCCTCCTGTAGGACCAGCAATACCTGTTACAGATAATGATACCTCAGACCCAGAAACTTTAGCCATAGCCTCCACCATTTCTTTTGCAGTATGACCACTTACTGCACCATATTGATTAATTGTCTCTTCTTTTACACCTAGGTTTACCTTAGCCTCATTTGAATAAGTAATTTGACCTTCCTTATATACAGTAGAAATACCGCTACAGTTAATGATTCTACCACTAAGTAAACCACCTGTACAAGACTCTACAATTGAAAGGGTATATTCTTTTTCTAAAAGCAAATCCAAAACCACTTCTTCAAGGGTTTTGTCTTCATTGGTATAAATTGAATCCCCTAATATGTCATAAACGGCCTTTTCTGTTGGCTCTATTAATTCATAAGCTTCTTTTTCAGATAGAGCTTTTGCTGTTAGTCTTAAATGAACTTCCCCATCTTTTGCATAAGGTGCAATAGTGGGATTACTTTGACCATTAATTAACTCTGTTAATAATTCTTCTACTGTACTTTCTCCAATTCCTACAACTCTTAAAGTCTTAGAAGCAATGGTTTCAGAACTTATTTTTCTTATATAAGGCTTTACCTGCTCCTCAAATAAAGGCACCATTTCTTTAGGTGGTCCTGGTAATAATACTAATATTTTATTATCTTCGTTAACAATGAGGCCTGGTGCTGTTCCATTATTGTTTTCAAGAACAAGAGAACCTTCAGGAATTAAAGCTTGTTTTAAGTTATTACTAGCCATTTTTACTTTTCTTTTATTAAAAAAGTCTATAAGCTTTTTTTCAGTGTATTCATCCTTTACAAGAGGTTTATCAACTACTTTAGCCACAACCTCTTTTGTTAAATCGTCCTGTGTAGGGCCCAGCCCACCTGTTAAAAACACTATATCTGAACCTTGTAGTGCCCTTTTTATTGTCTCTTCTAACCTTTTTTCATTGTCCCCTACCACCGTTTGAAAAAACACCGAAAGACCTAACTCAGAACATTCTTCTGACAAGTACTTAGCATTGCTATTCAATATATTTCCCAGTAACAATTCTGTTCCCACTGAAATTATTTCTGCAATCATTTACTTGCTCCCTTCAGTTAAAACATGTTTGTTTTTAACCATATAGTCAACTGCAGATATTATTGTAAAGATTACTGCAATATAAACTAGAGCATTTTCAATATAGAATATATATTCACCATCAAATCTAGCCATTAATACTAAGATCATAACCATTTGAAAAACCGTTTTAATTTTTCCCCATTTACTAGCTGCAATAACCAATCCTTCTGATGCTGCAACCACTCTAAAGCCACTAATTAAAAATTCCCTACTAATAATAAGAATAACTACCCAAGGTGCTAACCATCCTAAATAAACAAAAGCTATTAAAGCAGATGCTACCAACAACTTATCTGCAAGTGGATCCATAAATTTACCAAAGTTGGTAACCAAGTTCATAGAACGGGCAAGGTAACCATCTAAAAAGTCAGTAAAACTAGCAACTGCAAATATAACCAATGCATAGATATGATTCATTGCAGTAAAATCCGTTAATATAAAAACAAGAAAAATTGGTATTAACATAACCCTTAAAATAGTAAGCTTATTCGCTATATTCACTAAATCATCTCCCCGATTAAATCGTATTCATTTGATTCTGTAATTAGCACTTTTATCATCTCTCCAGAAATAATTTCTTCATCAGCTTTTACAAAAACATACCCATCTACATTAGGTGCGTCTTTATAACTTCTACCAATATATACTTTATCTTCAGGTAAATAGCCCTCAATAAGTACATCAATGGTTCTTCCTATCATTTCTTTTGTCTTTTCAAAAGATATCTCTTGTTGTAGTTTCATAATGTCATTTTGTCTTTGCTTTTTAATTTTTTCTGTAATTTGACCTGGTAATAATGCCGCAGGAGTATCTTCTTCTTTTGAATAAGTGAATACGCCTAATCTGTCAAATTTCATTTCTTTAACAAATTCTACTACATTCTGATGTTGCTCCTGAGTTTCTCCAGGGAACCCTGTAATAATAGTTGTTCTTAAAGCAATATCTGGTACCAATTCCCTTATTCTATTGATTTTATTGCGTAAATCTTCTTGAGTGGTTTTTCTTCCCATTTTCTTCAGTATGGCACTGTCACCATGTTGAATAGGTATATCTAGATAATTACATATTTTATCATTTTTATTCATTACTTCTAATAATTCATCTGAAATTTCCTCTGGATAACAATAAAGAACCCTTATCCATCGTAACCCTTCAATAGTAGACAGTTCTTCTAACAACTTAGGTAAAAGATATTTACCATATAAGTCTATCCCATAAACTGTTGTATCTTGAGCAACTAGTATGATTTCTTTAATCCCTTTTTGTACTAAAAGAGTCGCTTCTTTAACAATGTCTTCAATTGGTCTACTTTTATACTTTCCTCTTAAGCTTGGAATAATACAATAGGTACAAAGTTTATCACAGCCTTCAGCAATTTTTATATAAGAATAAAAACCACCCGTTGTATTAATTCTATCTGTATAAGAAGACAAATTATCATTTACATCTTTATAAGAAGTAAATTTTTTACCTTCTAAAGCTTCATCTATAGCATTTAAAATCTCATCATAACTAGAGGTTCCCAGTAAAGCATCTACCTCTGGAATCTCTTTAATAATTTCATCTTTATATCGCTCTGATAAACAGCCAGCTGCAATTAAAACCTTACAAACACCTGTCTTTTTATGCTCAGCCATCTCTAAAATGGTATTAATACTCTCTTCTTTAGCATCACTAATAAAACAACAGGTATTAACAACAATTATATTAGCCTCTTCCTCATTATTGGTTAATTCATACCCTTTCTCTCTAATTAATCCTAACATTACTTCACTGTCAACTAGGTTCTTATCACAACCTAAAGATACAAACATAAGTTTCATTATAAGTGTTTCTCCTTCCAAAATTAAACAAATAGCAATTAATCGCTCTATATTTCATAACGCTCAAAATGACAAAGCTTTAAACTAAAACTTTGCCAATTGTAAAATGTCTTTATATTTTTCGCAAAAACAGCAAAAAACAACGGAATCTTATCTAGTGTATTCAAGGCATATATAATCTTATTGGCGTCGACCGGCTGAAAGGAACGGCAGCCAATAAGACTATATATGCCTTGAGTACACGTTCCATGAGCTTCCTCATTAAGTATTATACATCAATTCTTTAAAAAAAGAAAACCTTTTTAACCCAATCGCTCTGCAGACTGCACACAATTACTCATTAACATTGCAATGGTCATAGGCCCAACCCCACCAGGAACTGGCGTAATAGCACTAACATGTTCGACCACATCGTCAAAATCAACATCCCCACAAAGCTTTCCATCCACTCTGTGAATACCAACATCAATAACAACGGCTCCATCTTTAACAAACTCTTTCGTTACAAACTTAGGCTTCCCAATTGCAGCCACAAGTATATCTGCTCTTTTAGTAACTTCTTTTAAATCCTTTGTTCTAGAATGACATATTGTAACCGTTCCATTTTCTCTTAGTAATAACATACCCATAGGCTTCCCTACAATATTACTTCTACCAATTACAACACATTCTTTGCCTTCTATATCAATATTAGAACGTTTTAAAAGCTCTATAATCCCATACGGTGTACAGGAAACAAAACCTACTTGACCAATACTTAGTGCACCAACGCTTTCTGGATGAAAACCATCTACATCTTTACTTGGGTCAATGGCTTTTATCACTTTTTGTTCATCAATCCCTTTTGGTAATGGCAATTGAACTAGAATACCATGGACATCTTTTTTATTATTCAATTCATTAATTAAATTTAATAACTCTATTTCTGAAGTTTCTTCTGACATTTCATAAGATAAAGAGTGAATACCTATGTATTCACAAGCCTTCTTTTTATGAGATACATACACCTTAGAAGCTTCATCCTTACCAACTAAAACAACTGCTAAAGTTGGGGTAATGCCTTTGTTTTTTAATTCTGCTACTTTTCCCTTTAATTCTTCTTTAATATCATTAGAAATTTTCTTACCATCAATTAATTTTGCTGCCATCATCTCGTCCTCCCTTAACTTAAGCCTATTATTTTACCACTTTGATCCATATCTATATTTTCTGCTGCTGGTCTTTTGGGAAGCCCAGGCATAATCATAACATCACCCGTCACAACTACCACAAATCCAGCTCCTGCAGATACATACATTTCTCGCACATTAATTGTAAAATCTTTTGGTCTTCCCAGTAGATCTTTGTTATCAGATAAAGAATATTGAGTTTTTGCAATGCAGATAGGTAAATGCTCCATCCCTAATTCTTTAATTTGTTTAATTGTTTTTTCTGCACTTGCAGAATAAATCACGTCTTTTGCGCCATAAATCTCTCTAGCTACTGTTTCTACTTTTTCTTTAATAGTTGCTGAATCCTCATATAAAAGCTTAAAGTGACTTTCTTTGTTTTGCAATGTATAAAGGACTTTATTGGCAAGCTCGATACCACCTTCTCCCCCTTTTTCCCATACATTGGATAAAGCAAATTCACAGCCCAGTGTTTCACAATATTCTTTTACAAAATTGACTTCTTTATCTGTATCACTTACAAAGTGATTAAGGGTTACAACAATAGGCACTTGGTATTTCTGCATATTTTCAATATGTTTTTCTAAGTTTACTATTCCAGTTTTTAAAGCATTTAAATTCTCTTCTGAAAGACTTGCTTTATTTACCCCACCGTTATATTTTAAAGCTCTTATAGTTGCCACTAATACGATTGCATCAGGCTTTAATTTACTTTGTCTACATTTGATATCTAAGAATTTTTCTGCTCCTAAGTCTGCACCAAATCCTGCTTCTGTTACTACGATATCTGATAATTTTAAAGCCAATTTTGTAGCTCTTACACTATTACAACCATGTGCAATATTAGCAAATGGTCCGCCATGCATAATGGCAGGCGTATGTTCTAAGGTTTGAACCAAATTAGGTTTAATGGCATCTTTCAGTAACACAGATAAAGCACCTGTAATATTTAAGTCATTTACAGTAACAGGTTGACCTTTAAAATTATAAGCAATTATAATCTTACTTAATCTTTCTCTTAAATCATTGATATCTTCTGCAAGACATAGTATGGCCATTATTTCAGATGCTACTGTAATAATAAAACCGTCTTCTCTAGGGACACCTTGCATTTTCCCACCAAGACCAATTACAATATTTCTAAGGGCCCTGTCATTCATGTCCATGACTCTTTTCCAAACAATTTGCCTTGTATCAATTTCTAATAAATTCCCTTGTTGCAAATGATTATCCAGAATTGCAGATACTAAGTTGTGGGCACTGGTTACGGCATGTATATCCCCTGTAAAATGAAGATTAATATCTTCCATAGGAACGACTTGTGCATATCCGCCCCCTGCAGCACCACCCTTTATTCCCATACAAGGTCCTAATGAAGGTTCTCTAAGGGCTATAATAGCCTTTTGGCCTAGTTTACCTAAAGCTTGTCCTAATCCTACAGTAGTGGTTGTTTTTCCCTCACCTGCAGGTGTCGGATTGATTGCTGTTACAAGTACCAATTTGCCGTTTTTATTGTCTCCCACTTTGTCCCAAATTGAATCTGCAAATTTGGCTTTATATTTTCCATATAGCTCTAAATCATCATAGTCTACACCAATTGATTTAGCTACCTCTTCTATTAAATTTAATTTTGCCTCTTGTGCAATTGTAATATCATTTTTCATGTTTATGAACCTCCTAGAGTATTTGCTTATTTAATTGTACTTCTCTTTACTTTAATCCCCTACACTAAGGTCTTGAGGTACTTTAACTAAGCTTCAAGTTACCTTTATTATATCAGATTATATATATAAGCAATATTAATATTACTTAATAATATATTTAGCACAGCTAATAACTATTTTTTTCTAATAGGATTCATTGTTTGAATTAATATCTGCCATAGATTTTAACACTTTTCTTGGTTTAGAACCTTCATCTGGACCAACAATACCCGCTTCATGTAATTGATCCATTAATCTAGATGCTCTATTAAAACCTATTCTAAAAATTCTTTGAAACATAGATATAGATGCTTTTTCTTTTTCAGCAACAAGTTTTACTGCCTCATCAAAAAATTCGTCTTTTTCTTCTGCTGTATAACTTTGTTCAACTGTTGCGCTTGATATCTTTTCTATAACCTGTTCGTTATAATTGGCATCTTCTTGATTATTTTTAACAAATTCAACAATATTACTCACTTCTTTATCTGATATAAAAGCACCTTGGATTCTAAGTGGCTTTGTATAGCCTACTGGATAAAACAACATATCTCCTTTACCAAGGAGTTTTTCTGCTCCATTCATATCAATAATTGTTCTTGAATCCGTTCCTGATGACACAGAAAATGCTATTCTTGATGGTATATTAGCTTTAATGACGCCAGTAATGACATTTACAGATGGTCTTTGGGTAGCAATAACCAAATGAATACCTGCAGCCCTTGCCATTTGAGCCAAACGACAAATAGCATCTTCTACTTCTCCTGGTGCAACCATCATAAGATCCGCTAACTCATCTACAATAATTACAATTTTAGGCAATTCATTTTCATCTTCCATCTCTCTAACTTTTTCATTATAGCCATTTAAATCACGAACATTATATTCAGCAAACTTTTTATATCGATCTGTCATTTCTGCAACAGCCCAATTTAAAGCAGAAGATGCTTTTTTGGGATCTGTTACTACTGGTATTAACAGGTGTGGTATACCATTATACACACTTAATTCAACCATTTTAGGGTCTATCATAATCAATTTTACATCAGATGGTTTTGCTTTATAAATAATACTTGTAATTAATGTATTGATACAAACACTTTTCCCAGATCCAGTAGCCCCTGCCACAAGTAGATGTGGCATTTTTCCAATATCAGCAATTACGACTTTTCCAGCAATATCCTTACCAACAGAAAAAGCTAAACTTGAAGGGTATTTATCAAAATCATCTGTTTCAATTAAATCCCTAAGAAGTACCGGTTGATTATCCACATTAGGCACTTCAATACCAATAGCCGCTTTTCCTGGAATTGGTGCTTCTATTCTTAAATCCGATGCTGCTAAGTTAAGTTTAATATCGTCCATTAAGCTTACAATTCTACTAACCTTTACCCCTTGTTCTGGTTGTAATTCATATCGGGTTACCGTAGGACCACAACTTACATTTAAGATATTAACTTTTACGCCAAAGTTCTCAAGGGTTTGCTGTAGTTTATTTGCATTATCTATAATCAATTGTTTAGAATTACCAGTTTTATTGATTTTACCTTTTTGCAACAGTTCAATAGGAGGAAACTCATAGTTATAATCTCCTACAATGTTTTCTTTAGATATCTCTAGGGTTGTTGTTGCTGTCTCTTCTTTTTTTGTTCCTTCAGCTTTATTAGCTTCAACAGCACTTACTTCCTCCATAGGCATTGTCAGTTGTTCTATGTTTTCTGGCATAGTTACTCGCTCCAACATATTTGACTGATCTAAAGAGGCATAAGACAATTCTTTTTTGTTTTTTTTCTCTTCTTCATTACTATCTCCATCTACTTCTTGATAATGTTCTATGGTAAATGATTTTTTTTCTTTGTTTTCTTCTTTTTTAATCTTATTATTTTTAACTTGTTTGTTCAAATAATTATAGATAGATTTACTTACTTTATTCACTAATTTTACAAAAGACTTTTCCGTTAATAGAATCATTAATACAATAACCATACAACTTAAAACAATATATGTACCCCATCTACCAAAAAGCAAAATCATCATTTGCCCTATCATTCCACCTATTAAACCTCCACCTTCTTTTGTAGAAGATGAATAAGTAAAGTGGTCATATATGTTTCTAAATGTTTCGATTTCAATACCTTGAGTGATTTGCATAAATATGGTTACGACTAACAATAATAGTGATGAAAAAATCACTTTTCTTTTGGCCAATTGACTAGATTTATTAGCTAGTTTAAATATGGTTATAAAAATTAGATAAAAAGGTATTATATAAGCAGTAAAGCCAATCAAGCCAAAAATCACTTTATTAATCGCATTACCTACAACGCCAGCCCTTATTGTGTATATACTTATAAACAACAATAAGGCAATTGCTATCACAATTACGAGAGTGATTTCATCACTAAATATACTTTTTTCTTTTTTGTCTTTTTTAACTTTAGAACCTTTGGAACCTTTAGAAACAATTTGCTTCTTTATAGGTTTCTTTTTCACTGGTTTTTTCTGCATTAAAATGCCTCCTGTTATCTAATGACACTACTAATTATAGAAACAATCCCTACAACAACACAATAATAAGCAAAGTAGTGTAATTTTTTATTTCTAAGCAATATGATTAGAGTTTTAATACATATAAATCCTACTACCGCTGATGCTAAGGTACCTAATAAATAAGGTGCAGAGACCATATTATCAAAAGACTCGGTAACATCTCTTAATTCAAGTAATGTAGCACCTAGTACTGGGGGTATGGACATAATAAATGAAAATTTTATAGCAAAACCTTTGTCTAATCCATTTAATAATCCACCAACGATTGTTGATCCTGATCTTGATATGCCAGGGATTATAGCTAAACCTTGAAACAATCCTAAAACAAAAGCGTTTTTATATGTGGTCGTTTCTTCTGTTTTTTTCCCAACTTTAATTTTATCTGTTATGTATAATAGGGTTGCTGTTACCAGTAAAGCAATACCAACAACGAGCAAATTATTAAACAATCTATCCATATGATCTTTCATAAACAAACCAGCGATAGCTGTCGGGATAGTTGCAACCATAACCAACATTACAAATCTTCTATAAGGTGTATCAATGACTTTTCTATACTCTGGTTTTTTATTGGTTAATAGTC contains these protein-coding regions:
- the rny gene encoding ribonuclease Y gives rise to the protein MAFALGVAYRRKIAEAQIGSAEKRSREIIDDALKNAESKKREVLLETKEETLKVKNDLDKEVKERRNELQRLERRLLQKEEALDRKTELLEKKEGQFASKEEEIDNLRLEVDTMISKQMEELERISGLTSEQAKEYLLEIVENEVKHETAILVKELENKAKEEANKKAKDILAIAIQKCAADHVAETTVSVVQLPSDEMKGRIIGREGRNIRTLETLTGIDLIIDDTPEAVILSGFDPIRREVARIALEKLIVDGRIHPARIEEMVEKAQKEVETMIREEGEMATFDVGVHGIHPELVRLLGKMKFRTSYGQNALKHSIEVAHLCGLIAAEIGVDIRLAKRAGLLHDIGKSVDHEMEGSHIQIGSDLCRKYKESKVVINALEAHHGDVEPESIIAVIVQAADTISAARPGARRETLETYIKRLQKLEEIAENFKGVEKSFAIQAGREIRIMVIPDQVNDEEMVLVGRDIAKQIEAELEYPGQIKINVIREVRAIEYAK
- a CDS encoding competence/damage-inducible protein A, coding for MIAEIISVGTELLLGNILNSNAKYLSEECSELGLSVFFQTVVGDNEKRLEETIKRALQGSDIVFLTGGLGPTQDDLTKEVVAKVVDKPLVKDEYTEKKLIDFFNKRKVKMASNNLKQALIPEGSLVLENNNGTAPGLIVNEDNKILVLLPGPPKEMVPLFEEQVKPYIRKISSETIASKTLRVVGIGESTVEELLTELINGQSNPTIAPYAKDGEVHLRLTAKALSEKEAYELIEPTEKAVYDILGDSIYTNEDKTLEEVVLDLLLEKEYTLSIVESCTGGLLSGRIINCSGISTVYKEGQITYSNEAKVNLGVKEETINQYGAVSGHTAKEMVEAMAKVSGSEVSLSVTGIAGPTGGTEDKPVGLVYIGCYINGKTTVKEYNFVGSRERIRNNSVIAAINLLRLELLNN
- the rimO gene encoding 30S ribosomal protein S12 methylthiotransferase RimO; amino-acid sequence: MKLMFVSLGCDKNLVDSEVMLGLIREKGYELTNNEEEANIIVVNTCCFISDAKEESINTILEMAEHKKTGVCKVLIAAGCLSERYKDEIIKEIPEVDALLGTSSYDEILNAIDEALEGKKFTSYKDVNDNLSSYTDRINTTGGFYSYIKIAEGCDKLCTYCIIPSLRGKYKSRPIEDIVKEATLLVQKGIKEIILVAQDTTVYGIDLYGKYLLPKLLEELSTIEGLRWIRVLYCYPEEISDELLEVMNKNDKICNYLDIPIQHGDSAILKKMGRKTTQEDLRNKINRIRELVPDIALRTTIITGFPGETQEQHQNVVEFVKEMKFDRLGVFTYSKEEDTPAALLPGQITEKIKKQRQNDIMKLQQEISFEKTKEMIGRTIDVLIEGYLPEDKVYIGRSYKDAPNVDGYVFVKADEEIISGEMIKVLITESNEYDLIGEMI
- the pgsA gene encoding CDP-diacylglycerol--glycerol-3-phosphate 3-phosphatidyltransferase, coding for MNIANKLTILRVMLIPIFLVFILTDFTAMNHIYALVIFAVASFTDFLDGYLARSMNLVTNFGKFMDPLADKLLVASALIAFVYLGWLAPWVVILIISREFLISGFRVVAASEGLVIAASKWGKIKTVFQMVMILVLMARFDGEYIFYIENALVYIAVIFTIISAVDYMVKNKHVLTEGSK
- a CDS encoding regulatory protein RecX is translated as MEVTELIVDPKKDRISVYFNDEYFFWLTNKEIKKLDIKEEQELSLERINSIIDNIVYKKAKSKALNYIKYCDRTEQDVCLKLKKEGFIDLVIQKVIFFCKDYHIIDDYRYATNYLNAKKEKKSLYQIKYELKNKGVSDSIISDVLKDIEVNEEEIIKTLIHKKTKNHTSNKESIQKLYYYLVRKGFNPSLVMKIIKENEQNK
- the recA gene encoding recombinase RecA; translated protein: MNDDKQKALDAALSQIEKQFGKGSVMKLGQSREHMNIETIPTGSLSLDIALGAGGVPKGRIVEVYGPESSGKTTVALHMVAEVQKRGGIAGFVDAEHALDPEYASKIGVDVENLYISQPDNGEQALEITETMVRSGAIDIVIVDSVAALVPRAEIEGEMGDSHVGLQARLMSQALRKLTGVINKSKCIVIFINQLREKVGIMFGSPETTTGGRALKFYSSIRLDVRRIETLKQSSEMIGNRTRVKVVKNKIAPPFKEAEFDIMFGKGISKEGDILDLASNINIINKSGAWYSFNDIRLGQGRENAKAYLIENPETLIEVERLVREYYKLPAKKEEEVATSPKKEKKQSNE